In Prunus dulcis chromosome 2, ALMONDv2, whole genome shotgun sequence, a single genomic region encodes these proteins:
- the LOC117618240 gene encoding FK506-binding protein 3-like has product MGMASSNEIKAPLKPPMSFMLPHEIFHGPKPAHEWYEHMDNHDYDDNDEEEEEEEEVGYCLFHNDYCYHNDDDGDGDEDYDDGYDEDDEDDDDDDDDSVFSLLVQDEIDQHEFESFTSDHYYTPSLDGHDQDPTVHQDDDQDPTLYQDGDYDEGYLTVPLSPPRSVLYFDCNMCMKVAREPVVTSCGHLYCWPCLYSWLNIYSAHRECLVCKSKVFDSLITPIYNCRDINSGFKMPPRPEPKGLRLS; this is encoded by the coding sequence ATGGGCATGGCTTCCAGCAACGAAATTAAAGCACCACTTAAGCCACCAATGAGTTTCATGTTGCCCCACGAGATTTTCCACGGCCCAAAACCAGCACACGAATGGTACGAACATATGGATAATCATGATtatgatgataatgatgaggaggaggaagaggaggaggaggttggTTATTGTCTTTTTCATAATGATTATTGTTAtcataatgatgatgatggtgatggtgatgaggATTATGATGATGGttatgatgaggatgatgaggatgatgatgatgatgatgatgatagtgTTTTCTCACTGCTTGTGCAAGATGAAATTGATCAACATGAGTTTGAAAGCTTCACAAGTGATCATTATTATACTCCGTCTCTGGATGGTCATGATCAAGATCCAACCGTTCATCAAGATGATGATCAAGATCCAACCCTTTATCAAGATGGTGATTATGATGAGGGCTATTTGACAGTGCCATTGTCCCCACCAAGATCTGTATTATACTTTGACTGCAACATGTGCATGAAAGTGGCAAGAGAGCCAGTTGTGACTTCATGTGGGCATTTATATTGCTGGCCTTGTTTGTACAGTTGGTTGAATATCTACAGCGCACACAGGGAGTGCCTTGTTTGCAAGAGTAAAGTGTTTGATTCTTTGATCACTCCTATTTACAACTGCAGAGACATCAACTCTGGCTTCAAAATGCCACCAAGACCAGAACCAAAGGGGCTTCGTCTCTCTTGA
- the LOC117618714 gene encoding uncharacterized protein LOC117618714 yields MACLAQPPFMMSTNSVPRVRSPMQKVLKTSHAVHLHTLSHIRMKHSPVCCTKLTRWEPSSATYTPTESADDSFLNKTTNIFETLSSVSTNEAQETNSEKRIDASNQTRPEVQFLKWPMWLLGPSLLLITGMVPTLWLPLSSIFLGPNIASLLSLVGLDCIFNLGATLFLLMADSCARPKLPAQACKSKPPFSYQFWNMVATVTGFIIPLMMAFGSQKGFLQPQLPLISFSVLMGPYLLLISVQILTEMLTWHWQSPVWLVTPVVYEAYRLLQLMRGLKLGTELSAPAWMMHTIRGLVSWWVLILSMQLMRVAWYAGFTSRTPHQQQRPSDDD; encoded by the coding sequence ATGGCATGTTTAGCTCAACCTCCATTCATGATGTCTACCAATTCAGTTCCCAGAGTCCGCTCCCCAATGCAGAAAGTGTTGAAAACCTCACATGCAGTACATTTACATACTCTGTCTCACATTCGGATGAAACATTCCCCTGTTTGCTGCACAAAACTGACTCGCTGGGAGCCCTCATCTGCCACATACACCCCCACCGAGAGTGCTGATGACAGCTTCTTAAATAAAACCACCAACATATTTGAAACCCTTTCTTCTGTTAGCACTAATGAAGCACAAGAAACCAACAGTGAAAAGCGTATTGATGCAAGTAATCAGACAAGACCAGAGGTTCAGTTCCTCAAATGGCCAATGTGGCTCTTGGGCCCTTCTCTTCTCCTCATCACTGGCATGGTGCCAACTTTGTGGCTACCGCTATCGTCCATATTCCTTGGCCCCAACATAGCCAGCCTGCTTTCCTTGGTCGGACTTGATTGCATATTTAATCTTGGTGCAACCCTTTTTCTCCTCATGGCTGATTCTTGTGCTCGCCCCAAACTCCCAGCACAAGCCTGCAAAAGCAAGCCTCCCTTTAGCTACCAGTTTTGGAATATGGTTGCAACTGTGACTGGATTTATCATTCCCCTGATGATGGCTTTTGGATCCCAAAAGGGTTTCCTCCAACCCCAGCTGCCTTTGATCTCATTTTCAGTTCTAATGGGTCCCTACCTTCTGCTTATTTCAGTACAGATACTGACTGAGATGCTGACTTGGCATTGGCAGTCACCAGTTTGGCTGGTGACCCCTGTAGTGTACGAGGCTTACCGTCTGTTGCAGCTGATGAGGGGATTGAAGCTTGGAACTGAGCTCAGTGCACCAGCATGGATGATGCATACAATTAGGGGACTGGTGTCCTGGTGGGTGCTAATTCTTAGCATGCAGCTGATGAGAGTTGCTTGGTATGCAGGCTTTACTTCTCGAACTCCTCATCAGCAACAGCGGCCTTCTGATGATGACTAG